From the genome of Nasonia vitripennis strain AsymCx chromosome 1, Nvit_psr_1.1, whole genome shotgun sequence, one region includes:
- the LOC100117498 gene encoding uncharacterized protein LOC100117498, giving the protein MWRFEARTVELLVVGCIVLATASGEESPLTSNSALVPCNGSKVEKSSGNLSYDWAYGASPLAERPELKDRVSVTANGALLINRFSGKDHGKYTCRVRGGNSVVEEVTVDVDDKYLLLAEVCHPSGCISAEKCDSPSETRTSCLLDGEVCCSVVREDAKHRCGHFLGECMKSCTQEIQVLQADDCEEGTTCCVLVY; this is encoded by the exons CGACTGCATCCGGCGAAGAATCGCCTTTGACGAGCAACAGCGCGCTAGTGCCCTGCAATGGGAGCAAAGTGGAAAAGTCAAGCGGCAATTTGTCATACGACTGGGCTTACGGCGCGTCACCTCTAGCCGAACGACCCGAGCTCAAAGACAGGGTATCGGTTACGGCAAATGGAGCGCTATTAATCAATCGCTTCTCCGGCAAAGATCACGGGAAATACACATGCCGCGTCAGAGGCGGAAATTCCGTTGTCGAGGAGGTCACCGTCGACGTCGACGATAAAT ATCTGCTGTTGGCGGAAGTCTGTCATCCATCGGGTTGCATCAGTGCAGAAAAGTGTGATTCCCCGAGTGAGACGCGTACCAGCTGTCTCCTCGACGGGGAAGTCTGCTGTTCAGTAG TGAGGGAAGACGCAAAGCATCGATGCGGCCACTTTTTGGGCGAATGCATGAAGAGCTGCACCCAGGAAATCCAAGTTTTGCAAGCTGACGACTGCGAGGAAGGCACGACTTGTTGCGttctggtttattaa